A section of the Pochonia chlamydosporia 170 chromosome 2, whole genome shotgun sequence genome encodes:
- a CDS encoding NAD dependent epimerase/dehydratase family protein (similar to Metarhizium acridum CQMa 102 XP_007810058.1): MAAAAKRLVVCGGSGFLGSRICKYAVARGWEVTSISRSGEPQWDSVTSSPLPPSWSHKVSWERGDILRPVTYAPLLKGADYVVHSMGILLEADYKGIVSGKESPFTGLQKMFSPVRERGINPLDKQAGEDIKPASPTDQFSYEVMNRDSAVALAKHAAGEKASVFCYISAAGGAPIMPPRYITTKRQAEIAITNNFPEMRGVFMRPPFMYDTSRKMTMGMAAMAGAGTLFTRMTGNYLKDFMGAAGTKPLQVDTVAEAVVEALSDDTVKGPVEVPEIEDLANKGWRKSML; the protein is encoded by the exons ATGGCTGCCGCCGCGAAGAGGCTCGTCGTCTGCGGTGGAAGCGGCTTCCTAGGTTCCCGTATCTGCAAATATGCTGTTGCCAGAGGGTGGGAAGTCACATCAATAAG TCGATCCGGAGAACCGCAATGGGACTCAGTCACCTCGTCGCCTCTCCCGCCATCCTGGTCACACAAAGTATCCTGGGAACGCGGCGATATCCTCCGGCCCGTCACGTACGCACCTCTACTCAAAGGCGCAGACTATGTTGTTCACAGCATGGGCATCCTCCTTGAGGCAGACTACAAGGGCATCGTGTCAGGCAAAGAGTCGCCCTTCACGGGCCTGCAAAAGATGTTCTCACCCGTTCGCGAACGTGGTATCAACCCGCTGGATAAACAGGCCGGCGAAGACATCAAGCCAGCTAGCCCAACTGACCAATTCTCCTACGAGGTCATGAACCGCGACAGCGCAGTTGCACTGGCTAAACATGCCGCAGGCGAGAAAGCCAGCGTGTTCTGCTACATTTCTGCCGCTGGAGGTGCCCCAATCATGCCGCCACGTTACATTACAACGAAGAGACAGGCCGAAATTGCTATTACGAACAACTTCCCTGAGATGCGAGGCGTCTTTATGCGGCCGCCGTTCATGTATGACACCTCGCGCAAGATGACAATGggcatggcggccatggctggcgcAGGCACACTATTCACCAGGATGACGGGGAACTACTTGAAAGATTTCATGGGTGCTGCTGGTACCAAACCACTCCAGGTGGACACGGTTGCAGAAGCAGTTGTTGAGGCTCTCAGCGATGACACAGTCAAGGGTCCGGTTGAGGTTCCCGAAATTGAGGACCTTGCAAACAAAGGTTGGCGAAAGAGCATGTTGTAA
- a CDS encoding histone acetyltransferase subunit (Yaf9) (similar to Metarhizium acridum CQMa 102 XP_007810057.1), producing the protein MAPSNQLGKRVKLTQVRRPFIVGTTAVPFSDTNPKPPGTPDNHTHSWQVFVKGLEDTDITYWVRRVQFKLHESIPNYVRMIEGEQGKPFVVNETGWGEFDITIKLYYVNDSGEKPQTMYHYLRLHPFGRTEEEKQSMVTKNGEVRSWSYEEQLFNEPYEAFYQILTSGAVPKGWKPSGGSGKGKGKNRAPPPLPAPDSGEVWEHTAMIPNHNRPGQPFSRETEAAEVRKLKEAQTKTEEMCTQILSELKAKEELLANLKAENQAATAAAKPA; encoded by the exons ATGGCTCCCTCAAACCAGCTTGGCAAACGAGTCAAGCTGACCCAAGTGCGACGGCCCTTCATTGTGGGCACTACTGCCGTTCCTTTCTCCGACACGAATCCCAAGCCGCCCGGTACGCCAGATAATCACACGCATTCATGGCAAGTCTTTGTAAAGGGGCTTGAGGATACCGATATTACGTATTGGGTGCGTCGTGTGCAGTTCAAACTGCACGAGTCGATTCCCAACTACGTACGAA TGATCGAGGGAGAACAAGGGAAGCCTTTCGTCGTCAACGAGACTGGATGGGGTGAATTCGACATCACTATCAAGCTATACTACGTCAACGACTCTGGCGAGAAGCCACAGACAATGTACCACTACCTAAGACTCCATCCATTCGGTCggacagaagaagagaagcagTCAATGGTGACGAAGAATGGAGAAGTTCGCTCCTGGAGCTACGAGGAGCAGTTGTTTAACGAACCATACGAGGCGTTCTACCAGATTCTTACCTCTGGGGCTGTCCCCAAGGGGTGGAAACCATCTGGAGGGTCCGGcaagggcaaaggcaagaacCGTGCGCCTCCTCCGCTGCCAGCTCCTGATAGCGGCGAGGTGTGGGAGCACACGGCAATGATCCCCAACCATAACCGGCCTGGACAACCGTTCAGTCGCGAGACTGAGGCTGCAGAAGTACGGAAGCTGAAGGAGGCGCAGACCAAGACGGAAGAAATGTGCACGCAGATCTTGTCCGAACTCAAGGCGAAAGAAGAATTGCTGGCTAATCTTAAGGCTGAGAATCAGGCAGCAACGGCGGCAGCCAAACCTGCTTAG
- a CDS encoding mitochondrial distribution and morphology protein 34 (similar to Magnaporthe oryzae 70-15 XP_003712715.1), protein MAFNFNWSPLTADAEFYSRARDLLTKALNKSPKPPIIVDDILVSEFNLGTVPPDLEILEIGDLAEDRFRGIFKMCYSGDAFLTLKTRVQANPLNTYLYSKPSFTSPQPLAAASGLTIPLSITLSDIKLSAFIILVFSKQKGLTLVFRNDPLESLKVSSTFDSIQFVRDYLQRTIEQQLRNLMMDELPAIIHRLSLELWCPDQANKGTVTPKEEVDEKGVDPFASPPLDPVDANGNLLDYSTVSELTLNGGGEMQYLFSQKNLLRLAALTDSHRTLSLFTPGIKDVVFRARSGFGDRSEAASPPFATPSLTKTLSFPAGGSTTYTFSDSGSTAHGCLPSRPSLVSLNSAPNGMAHGAGHRSRPGRKKKTRVVNLRRAKSEAGSSDVTSEDISETASVDIPSSEPVMSTSIPEEAVPEGASVEEASAGKVRFRPAHKDHALPIRQALMSDIYKKKLEQMAAAREDAKKSEALANTFDMVAEKAPFDKDGNPIRDHQTQASNSSDTSSVILEQAWIMKMAGEIARRVYDEKNRQHGMWEDGENAPPPAYEAATH, encoded by the exons CGCCCAAGCCGCCTATTATCGTCGATGATATTCTCGTGAGCGAATTCAACCTGGGCACTGTGCCTCCCGACCTGGAGATCCTCGAGATTGGAGATCTTGCCGAAGACAGATTTCGAGGCATATTCAAAATGTGCTATTCGGGAGATGCcttcttgacattgaaaaCGCGAGTTCAA GCCAATCCATTAAACACCTATCTCTACTCCAAACCGTCTTTTACCTCGCCTCAACCTCTCGCAGCTGCTTCCGGCCTGACTATTCCCCTCTCGATTACTTTGTCGGATATCAAACTCTCCGCTTTTATTATCCTGGTCTTTTCAAAGCAAAAGGGCCTGACGTTGGTGTTCCGCAATGACCCGCTCGAGTCCCTCAAGGTCTCATCGACCTTTGATTCGATACAGTTCGTTCGCGACTACTTGCAGCGCACCATTGAACAGCAACTCCGCAACCTGATGATGGATGAGCTTCCCGCCATTATTCATCGGCTGTCCCTTGAGCTGTGGTGTCCCGACCAGGCGAACAAGGGTACCGTGACACCAAAGGAagaggttgatgagaagggcGTCGATCCATTTGCCAGCCCACCACTGGATCCTGTCGATGCTAACGGCAATCTGCTGGATTACAGCACCGTTTCAGAACTCACTCTGAATGGTGGAGGTGAGATGCAATATTTGTTCTCGCAAAAGAACTTGCTTCGTTTGGCTGCATTGACAGATTCGCATCGAACCTTGTCTCTCTTCACTCCCGGTATCAAGGATGTTGTTTTCCGTGCCAGATCTGGGTTTGGGGACCGATCCGAAGCGGCCAGCCCTCCATTCGCCACCCCTAGCTTGACGAAGACGCTGTCTTTCCCAGCTGGAGGCAGCACAACTTATACATTCTCCGATTCTGGAAGCACAGCGCACGGATGTTTgccatccagaccttctcTTGTTAGCCTGAACTCTGCTCCCAACGGAATGGCTCACGGCGCCGGACACCGATCAAGACCTGgccgcaagaagaagactaGAGTCGTCAACCTTCGACGAGCCAAGTCAGAAGCTGGCTCCTCAGATGTCACGTCCGAAGATATTTCAGAGACTGCCTCGGTCGACATCCCCTCATCAGAGCCCGTCATGTCAACGTCTATTCCCGAAGAGGCTGTTCCAGAAGGAGCAAGTGTCGAGGAAGCATCCGCCGGCAAGGTCCGCTTCAGACCAGCCCACAAAGACCATGCGTTGCCCATTCGCCAGGCTCTCATGTCAGACATTTACAAGAAGAAACTTGAACAAATGGCCGCTGCTCGCGAAGACGCCAAAAAATCCGAGGCTCTCGCCAACACTTTCGACATGGTTGCTGAAAAGGCTCCCTttgacaaggatggcaaCCCTATTCGCGACCACCAAACTCAGGCAAGCAACTCTTCTGACACGTCATCCGTCATTCTCGAACAAGCATGGATCATGAAGATGGCCGGCGAAATCGCCCGACGTGTCTACGACGAGAAGAACCGCCAACACGGCATGTGGGAAGACGGCGAGAACGCCCCTCCTCCTGCCTACGAAGCGGCTACTCATTAA
- a CDS encoding SYF2 splicing factor (similar to Metarhizium robertsii ARSEF 23 XP_007822075.1): protein MAPADDRMARFKALQARAKTSSETNLKEATKESQRLGTDQSQLTALQRKHDIAAHKLLKAEIQESGKDFERKRAWDWTVDESEKWDKRMKKKAAHRDNNAFSDEQQESNKIYKRQLKNITPDMEQYEKQKMAAIEKAAASGGLDIVETEDGELIAVDKDGSFYSTADTTTFTQNKPEKAAVDRLVADLRRAEEQRLKKRKERMAKNGDDGDVTYINEKNKQFNQKLARFYDKYTADIRDSFERGTMI, encoded by the coding sequence ATGGCGCCAGCCGACGACCGCATGGCCCGATTCAAGGCCCTCCAGGCGCGAGCCAAGACCTCGTCGGAAACCAACTTGAAAGAAGCCACAAAGGAGTCACAAAGATTGGGAACAGATCAGAGCCAACTTACCGCCCTGCAACGCAAACATGACATCGCAGCGCACAAGCTGCTCAAGGCAGAGATCCAAGAATCCGGCAAAGACTTTGAGCGCAAGCGAGCCTGGGACTGGACCGTCGACGAGAGCGAAAAATGGGACAAGcgaatgaagaagaaggccgcGCATCGCGACAACAATGCGTTCAGCGACGAACAGCAAGAAAGCAACAAGATCTACAAGCGCCAACTCAAGAACATCACTCCGGACATGGAGCAATAcgagaaacaaaagatgGCTGCTATTGAGAAGGCAGCCGCCTCGGGCGGCCTCGACATCGTGGAGACTGAAGACGGCGAACTTATTGCCGTCGACAAGGATGGCTCATTCTACTCCACGGCCGACACTACCACATTTACACAGAACAAGCCTGAAAAAGCTGCCGTGGACCGGTTGGTCGCGGATTTGCGACGGGCTGAGGAGCAGAGActcaagaagagaaaggagCGCATGGCTAAGAATGGCGATGACGGTGATGTCACGTACATCAACGAGAAGAACAAGCAGTTCAACCAGAAACTTGCACGGTTCTATGACAAGTACACTGCCGACATTCGCGACAGCTTTGAGCGTGGCACAATGATTTAA
- a CDS encoding NACHT domain-containing protein yields MSGLEPLAALAFACNIFEIVTFGLMSLRICKEIKKNGTFDENLQSYSRKLQDIAKSVQSNHIDEKTLSSQEKNLVEAANGCSQVASKLTQEIDYILKYQDKRSMRHAVATTVRAFWRKDRLNGLEKELSRYEKLMQSGLLDIVCRNTHEIEQTLKDMDVKYEYFLLQYRRGFEDTREVVVKKLQELDRIVTTVAEDTQKIINSHVTKEVSVSMTFVQNQLDNREGDSTVKDRREKFLASLKFVGMNERGNDISQAHTHTFGWLFGEQRSSSRSSSEVSETSSDRGQDSAQIEISKSPKPVPWDSFTEWLQSNNEMYCIIGKPGAGKSTLMRYIVNNPGTMNLLRRWRGDVAKLSHYFWRLGSVMQQNTRGMLLSLLYQLLVGQAELLEKVLLKHALAVKDEPTDWSLQEIKDALDFAILNSATPVCIFLDGLDELDPNEPLSDLFTLLYGWLKLRPGWIKLCISARPEHLILRSIDKYPRLKLEQLTLEDMKEYAHSHLRFPATTDHEHDRHHDLTEYLLSKDQLVTELVEKAEGIFLWLYLAIRSLNDGFAREDGLDELRRRIVLLHRGVKNLYMDMWSRQNGNEDVYRRESTLYLCLAIAAISLAYHRHPPINDDVEIPGYVENKHLTILDAVLASEDVTDDILSPLCTEPPDESYLLSLCPKAEKHIRIRCAGLLECCNEGCSAESYNDAQKFYGVFTKYVLTNVKFVHRTAMDFLLETTEGNDILGQDSDVLCPSYRLTKAILAQHRLFSFQPSDELRYRGHSLALWTVLNRIDHLDGSTTPFIKRSDEHDRRRCLDQQIDLWIRWDRLYRARQIHPLDWVLPRHLQNDGGLMSLAVRCHCFNYFKYQMESGGCVMSAATRAQLFIDFLCTYQPAPGRIRLSDNQLLHPYLLAETLLCPEMNPNWVSGTRFHFLDSRPQESNVVFQLTTPLTRLLRRCLGYRIDRGTNVFESLWRAVQTLAQRGANPDAVMHTTIASIGLLPKRSSYGFDLDHDALIANGYIFPTNKPEAAAILVCNVAAAAELCAQVLSRRADCSMDCLVSKYGLTFPKIHWLKKTQPRMRIAAIAEWRAAKDRLTFQRPSVQDSNALIDIILERRGPGSCSLVEENASILRDILDRSPALDCGLFELMERLGLWGRAQLDVSEDVENPWKKSETAFEMLDREDAEAAARAEGRTSGADEKGETQ; encoded by the exons ATGTCAGGTTTGGAGCCGTTGGCGGCTCTGGCCTTCGCCTGCAACATCTTTGAGATTGTTACATTCGGCCTGATGTCGCTGAGAATCTGCAAAGAGATTAAAAAGAATGGCACTTTCGATGAAAATCTACAGTCATACAGCAGAAAGCTGCAGGACATTGCCAAAAGTGTTCAGTCGAACCACATCGACGAAAAGACGTTATCGTCTCAAGAAAAGAATTTGGTGGAAGCTGCAAACGGTTGCTCCCAAGTTGCTTCCAAGCTCACTCAGGAGATCGATTATATTCTCAAGTACCAGGACAAACGATCGATGAGGCATGCCGTCGCCACTACAGTCAGAGCATTTTGGCGAAAAGACCGTTTAAATGGACTGGAAAAAGAACTGTCGAGATATGAGAAGCTCATGCAAAGCGGACTTCTTGACATTGTTTG TCGCAACACACACGAGATTGAACAAACTTTGAAAGATATGGATGTAAAATACGAATATTTTCTCCTCCAGTACCGTCGCGGATTTGAAGATACGCGCGAGGTGGTTGTGAAGAAACTTCAGGAGCTGGATCGGATCGTGACCACAGTGGCTGAGGATACTCAAAAGATTATTAACAGCCATGTGACAAAGGAAGTCTCTGTTTCAATGACGTTCGTCCAaaatcaacttgacaacCGGGAAGGTGATTCGACAGTGAAGGATCGGAGGGAGAAATTTCTTGCGAGCTTGAAATTCGTCGGCATGAACGAACGTGGGAACGATATCTCGCAAGCTCATACCCACACTTTCGGCTGGCTGTTTGGAGAGCAGCGGTCAAGTTCTCGATCAAGCTCAGAAGTCTCAGAGACATCTTCTGATAGAGGTCAAGACTCCGCACAAATCGAGATCTCCAAGTCTCCCAAGCCAGTGCCTTGGGATTCTTTCACAGAATGGCTCCAGTCGAATAATGAGATGTATTGTATCATTGGCAAACCCGGCGCGGGAAAATCTACATTGATGAGGTACATTGTTAACAATCCAGGTACAATGAATCTACTGAGGCGTTGGCGCGGAGACGTGGCCAAACTGTCACATTATTTTTGGCGTCTCGGCTCCGTCATGCAACAAAATACTCGGGGCATGCTACTCTCTCTGCTGTATCAGCTGCTCGTTGGTCAAGCAGAATTGTTGGAGAAGGTTTTGCTGAAGCACGCTTTGGCCGTGAAGGACGAGCCCACGGATTGGTCACTACAAGAGATCAAGGATGCACTGGATTTTGCAATTCTGAACAGCGCGACGCCAGTTTGTATCTTCCTCGATGGGCTCGATGAGCTCGACCCTAATGAACCTCTTTCTGATCTATTCACTCTCCTGTATGGTTGGCTTAAACTTCGACCAGGCTGGATCAAGCTTTGCATTTCAGCACGTCCTGAGCATCTCATTCTACGAAGCATCGACAAATATCCCCGTCTAAAGTTGGAGCAGCTGACTCTAGAAGATATGAAGGAGTATGCCCACAGTCATCTGAGATTTCCAGCAACGACTGACCATGAACACGACCGTCACCATGACTTGACTGAATACTTGTTGTCAAAGGATCAACTAGTGACTGAACTGGTCGAAAAAGCAGAAGGGATATTTCTGTGGCTATATCTAGCGATTAGAAGCCTTAACGATGGTTTTGCAAGAGAAGACGGTCTGGACGAGCTACGCCGCAGAATTGTACTTTTGCATAGAGGTGTGAAAAACCTGTATATGGACATGTGGTCTCGTCAAAATGGGAATGAAGATGTGTACAGACGCGAGTCTACGTTATACCTCTGCCTTGCTATCGCAGCAATATCCCTTGCTTATCACAGGCATCCTCCCATCAACGACGATGTGGAAATCCCAGGCTATGTCGAGAATAAACACCTTACAATTCTAGATGCAGTTTTGGCATCGGAAGACGTTACTGATGATATTCTGTCGCCACTATGTACGGAGCCTCCAGACGAGTCCTATCTCTTGTCACTTTGTCccaaggctgagaagcaTATACGGATCAGATGCGCGGGTCTGCTTGAATGCTGCAATGAAGGATGCTCTGCCGAATCATACAATGACGCGCAGAAgttctacggagtatttaCAAAATATGTCCTAaccaatgtcaagtttgtccaCCGGACTGCGATGGACTTTTTACTCGAAACTACTGAGGGGAACGACATTTTAGGCCAAGACAGCGACGTACTGTGTCCAAGTTATCGATTGACGAAAGCCATACTCGCGCAGCATAGACTATTTAGTTTTCAACCAAGCGATGAACTCCGTTACCGAGGCCACAGTTTGGCGTTGTGGACCGTGCTTAACCGTATCGATCATCTAGACGGCTCGACGACCCCATTCATCAAGAGGAGCGATGAGCACGATCGGAGGCGATGCCTTGACCAACAAATTGATCTCTGGATTCGTTGGGACAGACTTTATCGCGCCAGGCAGATACATCCCTTGGACTGGGTATTGCCCAGGCACCTCCAGAACGATGGGggtttgatgagtttggcaGTTCGGTGCCACTGCTTCAATTACTTCAAGTACCAGATGGAAAGCGGCGGGTGCGTGATGAGTGCGGCAACGAGAGCTCAGCTTTTTATTGACTTTTTGTGCACCTATCAACCCGCTCCTGGCAGAATCAGGTTATCAGATAATCAACTATTGCACCCATATTTATTAGCTGAGACATTGCTATGTCCAGAAATGAATCCAAACTGGGTGTCTGGTACAAGATTTCATTTCCTGGATAGCCGTCCCCAGGAAAGCAATGTTGTCTTTCAGTTAACAACGCCGTTAACAAGATTATTACGCCGTTGTCTAGGCTATCGCATTGACCGGGGTACAAATGTTTTTGAAAGCTTGTGGCGAGCTGTCCAGACACTGGCGCAACGCGGTGCGAATCCAGACGCTGTTATGCATACCACAATTGCGTCTATAGGCTTGCTGCCTAAGCGATCCTCTTATGGTTTCGACCTCGACCACGACGCATTGATAGCTAACGGATATATCTTTCCCACTAACAAGCCAGAAGCTGCAGCTATTCTAGTCTGCAATGTGGCGGCCGCAGCAGAACTATGTGCGCAGGTGCTTTCGAGAAGAGCTGATTGTTCAATGGACTGTCTCGTGTCCAAGTATGGTCTTACTTTTCCGAAAATACATTGGCTTAAAAAAACACAACCTCGAATGAGGATCGCGGCGATTGCAGAATGGCGAGCTGCGAAAGATAGGTTGACGTTCCAAAGGCCATCAGTTCAAGATTCTAATGCATTAATCGACATCATCCTTGAACGGCGCGGTCCTGGGTCTTGTTCGTTGGTGGAAGAGAATGCCTCCATTCTCAGAGACATTTTGGATCGAAGTCCAGCACTCGACTGCGGCCTATTTGAGCTTATGGAGCGGCTTGGTTTGTGGGGCAGGGCACAGCTTGATGTATCAGAGGATGTCGAAAACCCTTGGAAAAAGTCAGAAACTGCATTTGAAATGTTAGACCGAGAAGATGCAGAGGCAGCGGCGAGAGCAGAAGGTCGAACTTCGGGGGCGGACGAGAAGGGAGAGACTCAATGA
- a CDS encoding life-span regulatory factor domain-containing protein translates to MHHHRRKSGHGHNNTSMTDVRKAVTATDSSSKHKRPGMTRRHTPVSAQKLGRSYREREREREFHDAWEDERESFPQYCMTCEKQFLPHDEKHLYCSETCRRVDQNSSSHSSQIRGYSLGGSHSYYSAGKPEPRDIIPRASPSRPNSMHFSQSPPASPGTTSASHHTTALSALRSLNIGPPSPPSPTGSNGGSLWPFGRSVATSPASSYRRPSGPYLSSTYDTSHHYGTGAYTYEGGSSGLDRPLPTRHPGAYSRPKSIELVTPVLGR, encoded by the exons ATGCATCACCACCGCAGAAAATCTGGCCACGGCCATAACAACACTTCCATGACGGATGTTCGCAAGGCCGTTACTGCTACAGATTCATCGTCAAAACATAAAAGACCCGGCATGACGAGGCGCCATACTCCTGTGAGTGCCCAAAAACTGGGTCGAAGCTACCGTGAGAGGGAGCGAGAGCGGGAGTTTCATGACGCCTGGGAGGATGAACGTGAGAGCTTCCCACAGTACTG CATGACTTGCGAAAAACAATTCCTACCGCACGACGAGAAGCATCTTTACTGCTCTGAGAC TTGCCGACGTGTCGACCAAAATTCGTCTTCACACTCTTCGCAAATTCGTGGTTACTCGCTTGGCGGCAGTCACTCTTACTATTCCGCCGGAAAGCCGGAACCAAGGGACATTATTCCTCGAGCTTCGCCGTCTCGACCTAATTCCATGCACTTCAGCCAGTCGCCGCCGGCATCACCGGGAACGACGTCAGCTTCCCATCACACTACTGCTCTATCTGCTCTACGATCACTCAACATCGGCCCCCCCAGTCCGCCTTCTCCCACGGGGAGCAACGGCGGAAGCTTGTGGCCCTTTGGCCGAAGTGTTGCAACCAGTCCTGCGAGTTCTTATCGCCGGCCATCCGGGCCATACCTGTCATCAACGTATGACACCAGTCATCACTATGGCACAGGCGCCTACACATATGAAGGCGGCTCCAGCGGGTTGGACCGACCGCTCCCAACCCGTCACCCTGGAGCTTACTCTCGACCCAAGAGTATTGAATTGGTGACACCAGTTCTGGGGCGGTAA